Genomic DNA from Larus michahellis chromosome 3, bLarMic1.1, whole genome shotgun sequence:
tatttattttagaatCATAATTCAATAATCCCTGACAGAATACAAAGGCTTCTTCCTACCTTGCCTATTTGGTCTGTGCCTCACCATTCTGTCAAACTCCACCTGCTGGATAATCTTCTTACAACAAGCCTAAAGAAGCTTTCCTTTCACCAGCATTGATAAAACACCTAGGTACAATGACAAAACTGATTGAGCAGTAAACCTGACTATATATTCTTCATGCTTTTCCTCTCTACTGTTCTCTATCAAGAGAAATCACTGGGtagattattttttctaaacaccTCAGGTTAATGGGCCATATTTGTAACTACTATCAATTTCTGGTAATGCAGTTAGATACAGGAAAAGTCATAGCTCCATGGCAcagctaaggagaaaaaaaagtatacttcATGCTTTTCAGACTCTGATGGTAGAAACATAGAAAGTAACGCACGAGTGTTATTTTAATAGTTTTGATGttttaaatgctattaaaaaaaacaggttaaaaaatgCCTTGGAACTCTTTTGGAACTCCAAAAGAGTAGCAACTCCAAAGAATGCCAATTCTAAGCTAACTAGTTAATTTGAAACGTATCCACCCAAGTACTAGGTGATTCTTCTGCTTGCTGCTTCTTTCAGTAAATTAAGTCAAATCACGATACGTACATTCTGTTAAAGCTACAACAAAGCAGCCAACATTGCAACCCACAAAAACATACTAAGTTAGATCTGTGTATTTGCTGATATTTTCTCTTACAGTATGTCTTATAACACACTTGCCACCAAGTACTATTCTTTACTACGATCTACCACCCTTAAGGAATAATTCAAAAGCAACGCAGGGTGATATACACACTCAACACCTGCAAATCATACCTGGAGCGGTCTGTGATACTGAAATACTGGAAGAGGCATTACATTTGAGAATAGCAATTTAATCAAAAGTTGGGAAAGCATATATTCACTTAGAATACTGCTGACATATTTCtctagaaacaaaaaaaccccagcattttacACAGCTGATATAGCACaggcagtaaaaaagaaaacaaaatcctcttGCATGAAGATTATCACCACTTCAGAATGTCATCACAAAATAAGGGCAAGTGAAGACTATCTGCAATGAGAAGCTTTATGGCAGCTTCAAGACAACTATTATTTctgaagaactatttttttcctcttgaaagaaGTCCATCTATTTTTGCCAGATCTCCAAGTGAAACTGTTGCAGAACCTCTCTGGGCTGGTCTTGcctaagagaaaacaaagagaaaaaaaatagggctaattttaacttaaaatattttgtaaaaagcttttaaaaacatcagtaattttaaaagtacCTTCAAACAGAAAATAGTTCAGCTTCACATTACCTGTGATTCATGGAATTTCCATCCAATCATGTAGTAGATCTGAAACGTGGCAGGTACTGAGCCATCGCTATTTCCGTACATTTctggcagggcaggaagagagaggagaaaaaaagcaagaggtaCATAGAACATCAGTTCTAAGAAATACTTAGTGCTCAGAACATTACAGCTAAGTATGACATATTCATCATAACGACTCTTGGTGAAAGATTTGGGACAATAAAAATATCTCATACCGGTGCATCAAAATAGTTCAAACCCTATCATTATAAATTAAGGTTAAAAATATCTGCACAATAATGGCATTttggtttattccttttttttttttttttttttttttttttttttttttacacagacaTCAGAGAAAAAGACATAGAAAACAGTTCCTTAAAGTCATTTCAGATTAACTCATTACACCTCAAATACTTACCTTGGTATATTGCAGCAGCTGCCAACATTGTCTCCCTGTGTAGTAGAGGTTTTCTATTCCAAGAGCAATTACTCTCCCCCATACCTAAAAATATGTTTtagctttaagaaaaagaagatataGCATACGCCATGAGTTAAGTGTCATGCACTAAtgacagatttttcttaaacCAGAGTAAGTATAGAATCTTCTGAATCTCACTGTAAGAGAGGACAACATACCACAAATAATGAGGTGAATTTCTTACCTAGAAGAGTCTAAGCCTTTTAACGCAACTGCTTTGCAATTTACAGTTTGTATCGCTAGGAATGATTTCAACTTATTACTTCTTCAGCCCGAGTCTTCAAACATACAGGTTTTCtagtataatttattttaagcacGAGTACATTGTTTATTCAGACACACCACTcatatgtttgggttttgtaaCCAGATAAGCATCAAAATCACTATCCCAAGagatttttaataagaaataaaataaccacAATTCTAATATCTTTAATCACTTTCTGCAGAGAATGAAAGTTGTATTTTCATTCAGCAGCTGATCCAGAGTAAGAAGATGCCCTGAATTGCTCTGTAAGTAACAACTGACTGCACACAAATAACTACTTTACAATCCATGACAAATGCAATCAGAATACTAAATCAATTGTTAAGTATCTCAATTGTTTTTTGCATTCCTCAGCAGACTTCAATTTGAGGGTCTATTTATTCTCATTCCAAATCAGTTTCCTCAATGTCTTGATACTTAGGAAGGCTCACAGGAAAAAGTTAGTATGTGGGATATATGCTTCTGTCTCCCTTTCAGGGCTTTTCAGAGGTTTACACTGAACAGGCTCACAAAAAATAGGAATACATGGGAAGCAGAAAATTCATAGCAGGCCAGAAAGTAGCAAATCTTTGACTTCTGCTTCTCAACACAAATCTGCTGACAGGTATGATCTCCTGAATCACTAGAGATCAGGAAAAACATAATCCTTCCACTGTTACAataagctttatttatttatatttcaggaagaaattttttacaatgaaggtggtgaaacactggcccaggtcgcccagagaggtggtaaatgtCCCACCcccggaaacattcaaggtcaggttggatggggctctgagcaacctgatggagttgaagatgtccctgcttactgcaggggggttggactagatgacctttaaaggtcccttccaaccctagctATTCTATGATTCGGAGTTAAGAAACACACAGTGAAACTCTTCTGTGCCTGCACCACTGATATACAAAATGTTTCCACAAAGTACATACTTGCCTTGCAAGTCTTCCATAACCTCAAACAACCCTGGGTAGTTGACCTGAATTTCATCGGTATCCTAAAAGAATTAAGAAGCTTATATTTAGAGCATATCGAGCTAAAACAGTAACATCACGCTAGCCTCCAGAGCTGCTAACAGACAATTCATCTGCCACTTCTGTTCAAACTGCGTATTTCTCAGAAGAATATACTGTCTTAACACTTCTTACAAGTTTTGTTTAGTAGCTCAAATGCAAtcaaattttaattgaaatgccattattttcttctttgtttagaAGAAACAGCAAGAGTGTCTAAAGTTTTTTCAAGCAGGTCTAACATTCTCTGACATTTCACTAAGAAGACCGTCCAAATTCTACCGGGCCAGTAGCCAAAGACACACTTCAGTTGGTTTCATTAATCACAGTAAAGCCAAGAACAGAGGCAGTCCATGCTCTTTCAGAAACTTACTCAGCAAGGCGCATGACATGTAGAAGGAAGCACTACATTACTAATGCATtcataaatagtatttttttatataccaGCAGCTCTGATGTGCTGGATTGTTCTATCTGATTGTTCTCTTATTTCTAATTACCACAGTCAGGGTGTTAAAGCCAGCTCTCGACAGCAGATGTCCCAAATCAGAGACAGCAGTGAATGGTGATACATGAGGAGAAAATCCCCCTTCTCTCTCCAATTCTGCTAGCTGCAAAGAGCAGCGAAGCTCATACAGAGTGTCTCCCCCAAACATTGCACCAATGAATACTCCATCTGGTTTAAGAACTCGGTGAAtctacaacacagaaaaaaaaaagtaaagttttttgTTATTAAGCCTATGTAACTAAGAAgttcttaagacttttttttttttaatgcaaagcaaTCATTATAATAGTTGTAGCAGATTTTTAATATTGACTGTATTCCACAAGGCAAGCTGCGCCACAGCTTTTCATAACACTGCAAGATAAATAATCTGTTTGAAAAGAGACTATTTGTTCTGAAGAAAGTGTGAATCCCCAGAAATTACACTTACAGTCAAGAAACACAACGTACACTGTGGAATTTTGGGTAAAACTATTTTCAATGGGATACTCCTAAAACAATATCCTCAATTACTTTACTGACGAAAATAAGGTAGATTAAGATAGCTTCTGCTTACTTTTACTTTCTCAgtatttttctcagcaaaaatactttttaatggCTTGATTTAAGAGAAATGGAAGCCTTTGTTTCCAGTAGTGATCTTTGCACTTCTTAACGCACAATAGAGTAATGCAATTCTTATTAGGCCTACCCCCACTTATTTTTTACTAGACAGAAGAGTGATATCATGACTCAAAGACCAAGGCTGACAAACTGCTTGCTTGTCTAGTAAGTCCTAGCCTCCTTCCTACTGAGGAGGCCAATAAACgcaggctttcttttttccttaaaaattggCAATGATTTCTGGTTTAGATACCCAGAAGAGTCATATTCCGTGATCAGGCTAATAAGACAGCAAAAGCTTCAAACTGCTTACCTTACTGatttgaaacaaaattcttttaaagtgtttttaaattattaatcaaGCTACCTTTTCTATGCTAATAAAGAAGCCTTTAATTGAAATTTAAGCAGTTGAAGGCAGTTCCGTTAAAGCCAGTGGTCCCAAAGTAGGAAATGAACATTCACAATGAAAGCTGGCCAAGAACCCCAGTCCCCTCCCCTTTGTGGGTCATTATAATGCCTCGGTTATTTTTACTGTGGCAGTAAAAATATTTGACACTCCATAAACCACTTAAATTCTAGTGAAAATGATATATttctttccaagatttttttttaagcactgaagCCATTCtgatttctattattatttccataACAGCAGCATACTCCTATTCATACCAAAAGGTGATAGAATTGCACTGTAATGACTGACCAATTCGAAGtaaatgaaaaaacagcaaacTGGTTAAAATATCCCTTGCTCTTGCTCCAAAGTTAGCTGATTTGAAGAAAGTTTTCACCTGCAGGAAGAGCCTGAAATAATCCAAAATCAGATTTTTCCAGTAACAGTTTCAGTTTTCTGTCCTCAACAAGCATTTGCTTCATTTCAAAAACCACAAAGCCTTTACCTGATTAAagttgcatttcaaaataaatagccGAGACACAAAAATAACGCATGTTCCATAAACCAGTTCTGGAGATTTAGAAAATTCTTGTACTAGAAGCAGGAAGAGCTAACACACAATAAAAATCAATACCATTGCCTCAGTTTACATTAATTACCTTGATCTCAGCTGTTGAGACTATAAAATATTATACAAACATGTTTCACAGTCATTTATTCCAAATTTATTTGAGACAGTAAATTAGTAGAAATATCAACTGATGCTCCTCGAACTTCCAAAAATACTTGTGTGCAACATGAGCAAGTTCTGTGCCTCCTATTTAAAGAAGACCTGGAAATGTAGAGCACTCTCAATACAAGTAATGGCAAGTGTTGACTTTTAGTATTAAAAAACGGTTTCTTACCTCTCTAAAAGCTCTAGGAAGGTCATTCACCCAATGTAAACTGAAATAACAGAAGTGCACATTTTATAATTGCACATTAGGTAAAATTTAGGGAATGCAAATAACTGTTACATCATCCAAGTATGTTTCAGAAGCCAAAGCAAAAAACTAATTTCTCAAGCTGCGAGAGTCCTGAAGTGCTTGCCTAAAAGTGATACCAAATAAAAATTAGAGTTTATATAAATAGGTTTTtgagtttggtggggttttttttgaagctgaGAAGATGCAAGTCCTGGAAACTAGTTAGTCAAActgcaggaaagagagaagctacatgtgttttgaagaaaaacaaacaaaacataagaACCATCAGAACAGCAGTTTTTCCCCGCGTATACTCATACTAAATAAGCAAGTACATGACTTACTGCTGTTTAATGGATTatttatctttctctcttttttctccttaaagtTACTCTCAAGTaacattatttaacatttttaacgaaaaaataaaaagtaagtaaACAATTAATGCATACCTTAAGCTGCTAAGAACAAGATCAAATGTATCTTCTTTGAAAGGAAGGAATTCCTCATCAGCTACGACATTGAATGTAGGGATTTCAGATTCTACAGTATTTTTCTAATGTTGggtcagaagaaaaataacatcagaaaTGTTGCCTTCCTCTGGAATTCCAATTATGGAATTGAAGCACATTAGCATGCAGAAAGCTACTTACTAAAGCATTCTCTGCAATATCAACTTGAATAAGTTTTTCAACtgtttcctgaaataaaattttaaaagtctaTCAAATATTTAAGTTGTTTTATAAGTTAACATTAAGTCATTTTTTGGAATGCTTACACACATTTATATTAAGTTGGACGCAATCTCCTTAACACTTGATAAAACTTTACATAAAGCAGAAAGCATTTTACCCCCAGCATAATACTTGGTAATTGCTCCCAGGGAGAACAGCTGAGGTAGGAACACTAACAAAAAACACATTCTGCATTTTTAGGTATAAATTCAGTCAGCTTATAAACCATGGATTAATAGCCAATGAAGTACCTTTATTTACGGCATGGTTTACGAAGGGTAGATTGTTCACTGTTTAGAAGTCTCCATAAAGATACTGGTCTTTAACAACTAAGTGCATCCAACAAAGGCTGATCAAAAAAGATGCATCTCCCTACTCAAGACTGAAGGTTAACTGCAACATAACAGATAGCCTCCCTTGCGCTACTATGTGTCTAGTCTTCAGGGACAACATGGAGTAACAGCCTGCACAACACATGTCTTTGGGCTGTGGCTACAGATTTTAGGAAAAGAGATTCACCTCACTAAGATTCAGAGGACTGTTTTAAGTTATAATAGAGCCCTATTTGAAAACACAGGAATAAATACATgcttattttaaacacttttaacTATAAAGAGCCAGTACCTTGGTTAAATGTTGAGCTATGTAACCTCTTCCAGAGCCAACATCCAAAGCAATAGGAAACGTTCTAAAGGGTAAGTTTAGCAACATAAAACATAATTAAGACTTAAGCTGCTTTAAGGTTTAGATGACGTTAAGTTTTGTCTGCTCGTTTCTAAAAGTCTTTTCGAACTAAACACATCGAGCATCCTTCTGTGGTCACCGCTAGTGGAAAGCGCAGAGAAAGGCGCTCGCAAACCAGCGTTTCCTCCCGAGGGTCGCCTCCCCTGCCCATGACCCTGCAAGCCGCTGAGAAGCGTGTGGGATAGGGAGCGGTGCCCCGCTCCCCCTCGCGGCGAGGCTTACCTGGGGATGTCAAACACCCTGTCCGCCATCCTGCTGCCGACCTAGGGGAAAAGCCCGCCGGTCAGCGCCGCGGGGCATCGCCATCACTCCCCTCCCCTGCCGGCGGTTCCCCCACAGTCTCCTCGCCAAGGGGGCCCACCCCGGGCCGCCAGCCACCGCCCCCACCTCCTCCCGCAGGTAGTCGCACTTGGCGGGCTCGGCCTGCAGCGCTGCCCAGTTCTTCTGTTTCCGCTTCAGCCGCCGGTCGAAGGGGCTCAGCGCACCCGAGCCCGACGAAGCGTCGGCCGCTGGGGATCGTCCTGAGGGGGCCCATAACCGacgacaccccccgccccagcccgcccACAGGAGGGAGCGGACAGGTCCCCTCAGGGCTCCCGCCCCAACGGCCGCCGCCATCGCCTCAGGCGCGCGCCCGGCGCACGCGCGGGAAGTCCCCCGACCTTCCGCCGACCGCACCGTCTAATTGGCCAGGAGCGGTTTGTCCTGCCGCGGCCGCCGTCGCGCCGCCGGAAGTGGGTTGTGGGGCCTCCGCGTGAGGGAGCGCAGCCGGGCGGTGGGGAGGAGGTGGTCGCCATTAACGGTCGGTGGGCTCGGCGCGGCTGGGTATTGCGGGCGGGGCTCCTCGCTAGGGCCTTGTCCGCCTCCGGGAGCGGGGAAGGCTGTGGTGCGGCTGGGCCGCGCTTGGCCTCCGCCTGTGGCGGAGCTGCCGGTAGTGCTGGCCTGAGCCGGCCGGAACGCTCGCGGCCTTGCTGAATTCCTTCCTAAGCGGTGCTTTAAAACGTGAAATACCCTAGTCCTGTGGGAAGTGCGGGTCTGAGGTCTGGCTGATGGTGAAACTCTTCAAAGTTCTGCTCGGGATTGATATGTGATCATTGAAGGCGGTATCTGCAGCCGGTGTGGTCTTTATAGCTGTATATGCTTATCGTAGGAAGCTAAGATGTATAGTTAAGACTGGGATAGCTATAGGATTATTTGTAGCTCATTCAAATTGCCATATGTGCTTTTGGAAAGAACTTTTTAGGTGTAAGTCAGAAATCTAGCTTTGTgtaattctttaatttttctcaATTATTTGTCTCAGTCTATGTTAATCAGTTGATTTTTAATCagaagtctgggtttttttggttctttttccaTATTGTAGATGGCCAAGTCTTCAACAGCATCAAAAATGTCATCTCAAGAGGAAATACTGAGCGATGGGCGGTTTAGCCGCATTACGAGGGATCCCAGATTTTGGGAGATGCCGGAAAAAGAACGTAAAGTCAAGATTGACAAACGATTCCGAGCTATGTTTCATGACAAGAAGTTTAAGCTGAAATATACAGTGGATAAAAGAGGTCGCCCTGTTAACTATACTTCTACAGAGAACCTCAGGAAATTTTATGCCCTGTCAGAATCTGACTCTGATCTTTCAGAAAGTGATAGTAAAGAgcatactgaaaagaaaaaaaagaaaaaaaaaggtaaacctAAAGGACAAGCAgattctgcaaaactgctttctgaTGGTGTCCCTAGGgacaagagcaaaataaacaaacaagaggTGGACCAAACATGTGAAGTGGTGACAAAACTAGATGACCTTAAAAATGAAGGACAAAAAGCTACATCTAAATTCAACTTGAAAGAGGCCTCTAAGAAAACTGCAACGGAAATTGATCGCTCTCAGAGAAACAAGGGCCTTTTACACAAAGAGAATAACAAGCAAGAAGATGCATCAGGAGGAAGAtcaattttaattcaaaacaagcaaaagtcTTCACAACCAAGTGGTACTAAATCAGCTAAAGCTCCCGGGAGGGATGGCtccacaggaggaaaaataaaagaatcagGTTAGTTGTTGAAATAACAGCTAGCACTTGGTGTGTTTACTTGGAtgttgttgcttttatttaattcatGGAAAATCTTTCACAAGATCGGTCATAAAATAGCTGACTGACTCAGATTCAGCATTGCTGAAGAATTGGAGTTGGTCAGCTCTTACGGAATCAGGGCTGATTCTTCAGTAGGATTGTGAGCATCCATGTCCTTTTAATTGTTGGAGCTGAAATTGTTAGTAGGGTGGTTAGAAAAGTAAAACGTATGGTAGCGTATGCATTATTTATCAAACTGAATATCAAATATAAGGTCTGATACCATGAAGGCTTCAGCATTTGTTGACTGAAAGTGTAAGGGTGGCAGCGCCAAGCCATTAATATGAGGGCATTAGAGGGAACAGGTGActtgaagaaaaattttctttataGTGCTTATGCATGCTTATAGTCCACATTACTGAAATCTGATTTCTGCCTGTTGATTCTAAACATATAAATAGAATAACAAAATAACGTGTTCTCAGAGTTTGAGGTTGATAATACAATTGGGCCTAAAGAGCAATAGATTAGACAACCCAATACTGATGATTTATGTTTTTTGCACTTTCCTCATGTAATTTGTTCCTGCATCGTTCTTTGTTTCAGATGTTCTGTAAATCTGAGGGTTTTTTCATATTTGTGAAGGATCATATGTAATTATAACATAAAAATAGATACCTGATGTTTGTCTTTCGCTGACTGTATATGCAGACACCTGTGATCAACATGACATCAGTAAAAGCCAATTAGAGGAAGAAATTTCTGCAAGTGATGATTCTGAGTGTGCAGAATTGGAAGAAGAGGAGCCAGAAGATGATGGGGAAACAGGCGAGGAAGAGGAGCCAGAAGATGACGGGGAAACAGGCGAAGATGAGAGTGATtcagaagatgatgaagaaagcGATAGTGGGCCCGATCTAGCTAGAGGCATTGGGAACGTTGAAACGAGCTCAGATGATGATGAGGATTTAAATGAACTATTTCCAAAGGAGCCAGAGATAGAGCATTCATGGCGCGAGCTGGATAAAGATGCCCCTCGTGGAGATGAGGTAACAATACTTCTGCATGTGAAAAGTTGCTACATGACAAACTCGGAAATGTACGCTGTTGTGAGTTCATTACAGACCTTCATCTATGAAATGTTTTTTGGAAGTGTTTTCCATAAAGGTTTTTCAGCCTTTTGATTCGAGAGTGCACATGATGATGAAATTGGCAGAGAATGAGGCTTGCAGTTTTCACTAGTGTCTCCTTTTCCCTCTTAAGTAGACGCTTACCTGTAGATAGATAAGCTGTCCGTAAGTGAAAGAACAAGCAGAATTTAAATAGCGCTGCTTTTGTTCATTAATGATCTTTTCacttttttagtttaattttttaacttgTACTTTAAGAAATCATTAGACAGTGAATTAGGACTTCAAAACTGAGCACAACTAGTAAACAAGAAATCACAGTACTTGCACAAATCTGTGACTGGTGCAGTCCACTCTGTGGTGCTTCACTATTTATGTCCTTTTTATCTGCTCTGGTGATTGCTGCTTCTGACCTTAAGTGGAACAAAGTCTTGAGGAAaatgcttcttttattttttcagcagagTTTGTTGATGACTTTGATTTTTGCCAAGGATAGTTGCAAGGGAATTGCATATTCCCCGTAGCAGTCAGGAATTAAACCTATGAACTTTtatgtccttcttttttttttcttttttcctctctctattcAGATTACAAGTAGATTGGCAGTTTGTAATATGGATTGGGATAGATTGAAGGCTAAGGATTTGCTGGCTCTATTTAATTCTTTCACACCCAAAGGAGGAACAATATTTTCAGTTAAGGTAAGACCTGATTTCTAAAAGAAGTACTggattttactggaaaaaaaaaaataaaaattccaaaagaCTACAAAATAAGAACAGAGACAGACATTTCTGTAGAAGAACCAAAAGAGATATTAACATAAGTGTGAAACTATGTTGCAATTTAATTTGCTGTGTTAGAAAAAAACACCTGCTGCTTTTCAGCAAGGGGCATGTGTGTGGTGGAGTTAAATCCCCAAGATACTAACTTCTCGTTTTTATGAGGTTGGCTCTAAGTGCTAGTAGGGAGAGACCGCGTTGTTAGAGAAATGTTAGGCAAATAATCCTTTCTGAAAAGGGCCATGTGAAATGAATGAAGTCAGGGCTCTTGTTCTTCATCTGTCTCAAAAATATTCCTAACAGGCAGTTTGTTTATTCTACTGTCTTTTCCGTAAATTAAAATTAAGAGGGTATTAAAGTTTATGGAATTGATCCCTTTACTgattttagagaaaaaagataaagtcTAAAAGGCTTggtgagatatttttttcttagttggtACAGCTAAAAATTTACTTCTGTGTTGCATTTGTAGATTTATCCTTCAGAGTTTGGAAAAGAGAGATtgaaagaggaagaacaaaaagGACCTGTGGAACTATTTGATCTTCCAGA
This window encodes:
- the NDUFAF5 gene encoding arginine-hydroxylase NDUFAF5, mitochondrial isoform X1, giving the protein MAAAVGAGALRGPVRSLLWAGWGGGCRRLWAPSGRSPAADASSGSGALSPFDRRLKRKQKNWAALQAEPAKCDYLREEVGSRMADRVFDIPRTFPIALDVGSGRGYIAQHLTKETVEKLIQVDIAENALKNTVESEIPTFNVVADEEFLPFKEDTFDLVLSSLSLHWVNDLPRAFREIHRVLKPDGVFIGAMFGGDTLYELRCSLQLAELEREGGFSPHVSPFTAVSDLGHLLSRAGFNTLTVDTDEIQVNYPGLFEVMEDLQGMGESNCSWNRKPLLHRETMLAAAAIYQEMYGNSDGSVPATFQIYYMIGWKFHESQARPAQRGSATVSLGDLAKIDGLLSRGKK
- the NDUFAF5 gene encoding arginine-hydroxylase NDUFAF5, mitochondrial isoform X2; amino-acid sequence: MFGGDTLYELRCSLQLAELEREGGFSPHVSPFTAVSDLGHLLSRAGFNTLTVDTDEIQVNYPGLFEVMEDLQGMGESNCSWNRKPLLHRETMLAAAAIYQEMYGNSDGSVPATFQIYYMIGWKFHESQARPAQRGSATVSLGDLAKIDGLLSRGKK